The following coding sequences lie in one Metopolophium dirhodum isolate CAU chromosome 5, ASM1992520v1, whole genome shotgun sequence genomic window:
- the LOC132945913 gene encoding uncharacterized protein LOC132945913: MWIAYDISCGFKKLPVFGASPMFGSIFKQKNINFKLSSAAQPPSTECVSLSTYSNFRNTVQNQNIVLPTPTYIGFGQYRNPTQFKPQTELDRLNSNRPRRPKRRCQ, translated from the exons ATgt ggATTGCATATGATATATCTTGTGGTTTTAAGAAACTACCTGTATTTGGAGCATCGCCCATGTTTGgatcaatatttaaacaaaaaa atataaattttaaacttagttCAGCAGCTCAACCCCCATCGACTGAATGTGTGTCTCTGTCCACTTATTCAAACTTTAGAAACAcagttcaaaatcaaaatattgtctTACCTACTCCAACCTATATTGGATTTGGACAATATCGAAATCCCACCCAATTCAAACCTCAAACCGAACTAGACAG GTTAAATTCCAATAGACCTCGTCGCCCTAAACGTCGTTGCCAATGA